The Mastomys coucha isolate ucsf_1 unplaced genomic scaffold, UCSF_Mcou_1 pScaffold13, whole genome shotgun sequence genome has a window encoding:
- the Spink14 gene encoding serine protease inhibitor Kazal-type 14, with product MVKCFQVLWSLLLFIMLHLVILAAPGGRVWWPTRGLIKIKCPYKKVNLSWFNKTVDPCPGLKQPICGTNFVTYDNPCILCVESLKSGGRIRYYHNGRC from the exons ATGGTCAAATGTTTCCAGGTACTGTGGTCACTTTTGCTCTTCATCATGCTCCACTTGGTGATCCTGGCTG CTCCAGGTGGTCGAGTTTGGTGGCCTACACGTGGACTTATTAAG ATCAAATGTCCTTATAAAAAAGTAAACTTGAGTTGGTTCAATAAAACAGTGGACCCCTGCCCTGGCCTAAAACAACCCATCTGTGGCACCAATTTTGTAACCTATGATAATCCCTGCATCTTATGTGTTGAGAGCTT GAAATCTGGGGGCAGAATTAGATATTACCACAATGGAAGGTGCTAG